One Gavia stellata isolate bGavSte3 chromosome 20, bGavSte3.hap2, whole genome shotgun sequence genomic region harbors:
- the BHLHE23 gene encoding class E basic helix-loop-helix protein 23, translated as MAELKSLGGEAYLALAPGYGPSAFAYGAVRGGAEGPRGTYSGGGGADFHPGALGKSAESSGEQSGDEEDGFEAGVKGGAAFEREGKLKGGALGKKPKEQRSLRLSINARERRRMHDLNDALDGLRSVIPYAHSPSVRKLSKIATLLLAKNYILMQAQALEEMRRLVAYLNQGQTLSTPLPATLNPFGQSPVYPFGGAALPACPEKCTAFTGAASALCKHCNDKP; from the coding sequence ATGGCCGAGCTCAAGTCGCTGGGCGGCGAGGCGTACCTGGCGCTGGCCCCGGGTTACGGCCCGTCGGCTTTCGCCTACGGGGCCGTGCGCGGCGGCGCCGAGGGCCCGCGGGGGACCTActcggggggcggcggggcggacTTCCACCCCGGGGCGCTGGGCAAGTCGGCGGAGAGCAGCGGCGAGCAGAGCGGCGACGAGGAGGACGGCTTCGAGGCCGGGGTGAAGGGCGGCGCGGCCTTCGAGCGGGAGGGCAAGCTGAAGGGGGGAGCCCTGGGCAAGAAGCCCAAGGAGCAGCGCTCGCTGCGCCTCAGCATCAACGCGCGGGAGCGGCGGAGGATGCACGACCTGAACGACGCCCTGGACGGGCTGCGCTCCGTCATCCCCTACGCCCACAGCCCCTCGGTGCGGAAACTCTCCAAAATCGCCACCCTGCTCCTGGCCAAGAACTACATCCTCATGCAGGCGCAGGCCCTGGAGGAGATGCGGCGGCTGGTGGCCTACCTGAACCAGGGCCAGACGCTCAGCACCCCGCTGCCCGCCACCCTCAACCCCTTCGGACAGTCGCCCGTCTACCCCTTCGGCGGCGCGGCCTTGCCCGCCTGCCCCGAGAAATGCACTGCCTTCACAGGAGCCGCCTCCGCCCTCTGCAAACACTGTAACGACAAGCCTTGA